The Erythrolamprus reginae isolate rEryReg1 chromosome 3, rEryReg1.hap1, whole genome shotgun sequence genome contains a region encoding:
- the CCN1 gene encoding CCN family member 1 gives MTSQTTSCLLLAFALLQLVNRVISSSCPETCECPLEVPKCAPGVGLVLDGCKCCKVCAKQLNEDCSKTQPCDHTKGLECNFGASSTALKGICRAQSEGRPCEYNSKIYQNGESFQPNCKHQCTCIDGAVGCIPLCPQELSLPNLGCPNPRLVKVPGQCCEEWVCDDSKDNLEAFFGKGFDVDVSEKELTRNNELISMIKRKLRILPVFDTDIRSHSFENPKCIVQTTSWSQCSKTCGTGVSTRVTNDNLGCRLVKETRICEVRPCGQPSYDSLKKGKKCTKTKKSQIPVKFTYAGCSSVKKYRPKYCGSCVDGRCCTPQQTRTIKVQFYCDDGETFNKNVMMIQSCSCSYNCPHGNEAYPNYQLFNDIHKFRD, from the exons ATGACCTCACAGACAACAAGCTGTTTGCTCCTGGCTTTTGCCCTCCTTCAGTTAGTAAACAGG GTGATTTCTTCTTCCTGCCCAGAGACTTGTGAATGTCCTCTGGAGGTCCCCAAATGCGCTCCAGGAGTGGGTCTGGTTTTGGATGGTTGTAAATGCTGTAAAGTCTGTGCTAAACAGCTCAACGAGGACTGTAGCAAGACGCAGCCTTGTGATCACACCAAAGGGCTGGAATGCAACTTTGGCGCCAGTTCCACCGCTCTGAAAGGGATCTGCAGAG CACAGTCAGAAGGAAGACCCTGCGAATACAACTCCAAAATTTATCAGAATGGAGAAAGTTTTCAGCCCAATTGCAAACACCAGTGTACATGCATTGATGGAGCTGTTGGCTGCATCCCGCTCTGCCCACAAGAACTCTCCCTTCCAAATTTGGGCTGTCCCAATCCAAGACTAGTAAAAGTCCCTGGTCAGTGTTGTGAGGAATGGGTCTGTGATGACTCCAAAGATAACCTGGAAGCATTCTTCGGCAAAGGTTTTGATGTGGATGTTTCTGAAAAAGAATTGACCCGAAACAATGAATTAATATCCATGATAAAAAGAAAGCTGAGAATCTTACCAG TCTTTGACACTGACATTCGCAGCCATTCGTTTGAGAATCCAAAATGCATAGTCCAAACAACTTCATGGTCTCAGTGTTCAAAGACCTGTGGAACTGGAGTCTCTACGCGAGTCACCAATGATAACCTTGGATGTAGGCTAGTTAAAGAGACCAGGATATGTGAAGTGAGGCCATGTGGGCAGCCAAGTTACGACTCCTTGAAG aagggaaagaaatgcaCCAAGACCAAAAAGTCTCAAATTCCAGTCAAGTTCACCTATGCAGGATGCTCAAGTGTAAAAAAGTACCGCCCGAAGTACTGTGGCTCATGTGTGGATGGCCGATGCTGCACTCCTCAACAAACCAGGACTATCAAGGTCCAGTTCTACTGTGATGATGGAGAGACCTTCAACAAGAATGTCATGATGATCCAGTCTTGCAGCTGCAGCTACAATTGTCCCCATGGAAATGAAGCCTATCCTAATTACCAGCTATTCAATGACATCCACAAATTTAGGGACTAA